One window of the Enterobacter huaxiensis genome contains the following:
- the xseA gene encoding exodeoxyribonuclease VII large subunit — MLSSQSPSIYTVSRLNQTVRLLLEQEMGQVWISGEISNFTQPSSGHWYFTLKDDTAQVRCAMFRNSNRRVTFRPQHGQQVLVRANITLYEPRGDYQIIVESMQPAGEGLLQQKYEQLKAKLSAEKLFDQQFKKPLPSPAHCVGVITSKTGAALHDILHVLKRRDPSLPVIIYPTAVQGDDAPGQIVRAIELANARRECDVLIVGRGGGSLEDLWSFNDERVARAIFASLIPVVSAVGHETDVTIADFVADLRAPTPSAAAEVVSRNQLELLRQIQNGQQRLEMAMDYFLANRTRRFTQIHHRLQQQHPQLRLARQQTVLERLRQRMNVALDNQLKRAVTRQQRAAQRLNQQNPQPKIYRAQTRIQQLEYRLADNIRARLSTTRERFGNAVTHLEAVSPLSTLARGYSVTTATDGKVLKQAKQVKTGDVLTTRLSDGWVESEVKAVKPVKKTRQRKTG; from the coding sequence ATGTTATCCTCTCAATCCCCCTCAATTTATACTGTCAGCCGCCTTAATCAGACGGTGCGTTTGCTGCTTGAGCAGGAAATGGGGCAGGTCTGGATCAGCGGTGAAATTTCAAACTTCACGCAGCCGTCCTCAGGACACTGGTATTTTACGCTGAAAGACGATACCGCTCAGGTGCGCTGCGCGATGTTCCGCAACAGCAACCGACGCGTGACGTTCCGCCCTCAGCACGGCCAGCAGGTTCTGGTTCGCGCCAATATCACCCTGTACGAGCCGCGCGGCGATTATCAAATCATCGTCGAAAGCATGCAGCCTGCGGGTGAAGGTTTGCTGCAGCAAAAATACGAACAGCTAAAAGCCAAACTCTCTGCCGAGAAACTGTTCGATCAGCAGTTCAAGAAACCGCTGCCCTCTCCTGCCCACTGCGTTGGGGTGATCACCTCGAAAACCGGTGCAGCGCTGCACGATATTCTGCACGTGCTCAAGCGTCGTGACCCTTCCCTGCCCGTCATCATCTATCCGACCGCCGTTCAGGGTGACGATGCACCGGGCCAGATTGTGCGCGCCATTGAGCTGGCGAACGCGCGCCGGGAGTGCGACGTGTTAATTGTCGGGCGAGGCGGCGGCTCGCTGGAAGATCTGTGGAGCTTTAACGACGAGCGCGTGGCGCGGGCGATTTTCGCAAGCCTTATCCCCGTAGTGAGCGCTGTCGGGCATGAAACGGATGTGACGATCGCTGATTTTGTTGCCGATCTGCGAGCGCCTACGCCATCCGCAGCGGCGGAAGTGGTCAGCCGCAATCAGCTGGAGCTGCTGCGTCAAATTCAAAACGGCCAGCAGCGTCTTGAGATGGCGATGGACTACTTCCTCGCGAATCGCACACGCCGCTTCACCCAAATCCATCATCGCCTGCAGCAGCAGCACCCCCAGCTGCGCCTTGCACGCCAGCAAACCGTGCTGGAGCGTCTGCGTCAGCGCATGAACGTTGCGCTGGATAACCAGCTTAAGCGCGCGGTAACGCGCCAGCAGCGCGCGGCTCAGCGCCTCAACCAGCAGAACCCGCAGCCGAAGATTTATCGTGCGCAAACGCGCATCCAGCAGCTTGAGTATCGTCTGGCCGACAATATCCGCGCCCGGCTGAGCACCACCCGCGAACGCTTTGGCAACGCGGTGACCCATCTCGAAGCAGTCAGCCCACTCTCCACCCTGGCGCGCGGCTACAGCGTCACCACCGCGACGGATGGTAAAGTGCTGAAGCAGGCCAAACAGGTGAAAACCGGTGATGTGCTGACGACGCGTCTGTCAGACGGCTGGGTTGAGAGCGAAGTGAAAGCCGTTAAGCCGGTGAAAAAGACGCGTCAGCGAA
- the guaB gene encoding IMP dehydrogenase, whose amino-acid sequence MLRIAKEALTFDDVLLVPAHSTVLPNTADLSTQLTKTIRLNIPMLSAAMDTVTEARLAIALAQEGGIGFIHKNMSIERQAEEVRRVKKHESGIVSDPQTVLPTTTLHEVKALTERNGFAGYPVVTEENELVGIITGRDVRFVTDLNQPVSVYMTPKERLVTVREGETRDVVLAKMHEKRVEKALVVDSSFHLLGMITVKDFQKAERKPNACKDEHGRLRVGAAVGAGAGNEERVDALVAAGVDVLLIDSSHGHSEGVLQRIRDTRAKYPDLQIIGGNVATGAGARALAEAGCSAVKVGIGPGSICTTRIVTGVGVPQITAVSDAVEALEGTGVPVIADGGIRFSGDIAKAIAAGAAAVMVGSMLAGTEESPGEIELFQGRSYKSYRGMGSLGAMSKGSSDRYFQTDNAADKLVPEGIEGRVAYKGRLKEIIHQQMGGLRSCMGLTGCGTIDLLRTKAEFVRISGAGIQESHVHDVTITKESPNYRLGS is encoded by the coding sequence ATGCTACGTATCGCTAAAGAAGCACTGACGTTTGACGACGTCCTCCTCGTTCCCGCTCACTCCACCGTTCTGCCGAATACTGCCGATCTCAGCACGCAGTTGACGAAAACCATTCGCCTGAACATTCCTATGCTCTCTGCGGCAATGGACACCGTGACCGAAGCGCGCCTGGCTATCGCCCTGGCACAGGAAGGTGGCATTGGCTTTATCCACAAAAACATGTCCATTGAACGCCAGGCTGAAGAAGTTCGCCGCGTGAAGAAACATGAATCCGGCATCGTGTCTGACCCACAGACCGTTCTGCCAACCACCACCCTGCACGAAGTGAAAGCCCTGACCGAGCGTAACGGCTTTGCCGGCTACCCGGTTGTGACCGAAGAGAACGAGCTGGTCGGTATCATCACCGGCCGTGACGTGCGTTTCGTGACCGATCTGAACCAGCCAGTCAGCGTCTATATGACCCCGAAAGAGCGTCTGGTTACCGTACGTGAAGGTGAAACCCGCGACGTGGTGCTGGCCAAAATGCACGAAAAACGCGTTGAGAAAGCGCTGGTTGTCGACAGCAGCTTCCACCTGCTCGGCATGATCACCGTGAAAGATTTCCAGAAAGCAGAACGTAAACCAAACGCCTGTAAAGACGAGCATGGACGTCTGCGCGTTGGCGCTGCGGTTGGCGCGGGTGCAGGCAACGAAGAGCGCGTAGACGCGCTGGTTGCGGCAGGCGTTGACGTGCTGCTGATTGACTCCTCCCACGGCCACTCCGAAGGCGTTCTGCAACGCATTCGTGATACCCGTGCGAAATACCCTGATCTGCAGATCATCGGCGGCAACGTGGCAACGGGCGCAGGCGCTCGCGCCCTGGCTGAAGCTGGCTGTAGCGCGGTGAAAGTGGGTATCGGCCCTGGCTCCATCTGTACCACCCGTATCGTTACCGGCGTGGGCGTTCCGCAGATCACCGCGGTTTCTGACGCGGTTGAAGCGCTGGAAGGCACCGGTGTGCCGGTCATCGCTGACGGCGGTATCCGCTTCTCTGGCGACATCGCTAAAGCTATCGCCGCGGGCGCCGCTGCCGTGATGGTTGGCTCCATGCTGGCCGGTACTGAAGAATCCCCGGGCGAAATCGAACTCTTCCAGGGCCGTTCTTACAAATCTTACCGCGGCATGGGCTCACTGGGCGCGATGTCCAAAGGCTCCTCTGACCGTTACTTCCAGACCGATAACGCCGCTGACAAGCTGGTACCGGAGGGTATCGAAGGTCGCGTTGCCTATAAAGGCCGTCTGAAAGAGATCATTCACCAGCAGATGGGCGGCCTGCGCTCCTGTATGGGCCTGACCGGCTGTGGTACCATCGACCTGCTGCGTACCAAAGCGGAATTCGTGCGCATCAGCGGTGCGGGTATCCAGGAGAGCCACGTTCACGACGTGACGATCACCAAAGAGTCCCCGAACTACCGTCTGGGCTCCTGA
- the guaA gene encoding glutamine-hydrolyzing GMP synthase translates to MTENIHKHRILILDFGSQYTQLVARRVRELGVYCELWAWDVTEAQIREFNPSGIILSGGPESTTEENSPRAPQYVFEAGVPVFGVCYGMQTMAMQLGGHVEGSNEREFGYAQVEVVTDSALVRGIEDSLTAEGKPLLDVWMSHGDKVTAIPSDFVTVASTESCPFAIMANEEKRFYGVQFHPEVTHTRQGMRMLERFVRDICQCEALWTPAKIIDDAVERIRQQVGDDKVILGLSGGVDSSVTAMLLHRAIGKNLTCVFVDNGLLRLNEAQQVMDMFGDHFGLNIVHVEGEQRFLDALKGENDPEAKRKIIGRVFVEVFDEQALRLEDVKWLAQGTIYPDVIESAASATGKAHVIKSHHNVGGLPKEMKMGLVEPLRELFKDEVRKIGLELGLPYDMLYRHPFPGPGLGVRVLGEVKKEYCDLLRRADAIFIEELHKADLYNKVSQAFTVFLPVRSVGVMGDGRKYDWVVSLRAVETIDFMTAHWAHLPYDFLGRVSNRIINEVNGISRVVYDISGKPPATIEWE, encoded by the coding sequence ATGACGGAAAACATTCATAAACATCGCATTCTCATCCTGGACTTCGGTTCTCAGTACACTCAGCTGGTGGCGCGTCGCGTACGTGAACTGGGCGTTTACTGTGAGCTGTGGGCGTGGGATGTCACGGAAGCACAGATTCGCGAATTCAACCCAAGCGGCATCATCCTGTCCGGCGGCCCGGAAAGCACCACCGAAGAGAACAGCCCGCGCGCGCCGCAGTACGTGTTCGAAGCTGGCGTGCCGGTGTTCGGCGTCTGCTACGGTATGCAGACCATGGCAATGCAGCTGGGCGGCCACGTAGAAGGTTCTAACGAGCGCGAGTTTGGCTATGCGCAGGTAGAAGTCGTCACCGATAGCGCGCTGGTGCGCGGTATTGAAGACTCCCTGACCGCAGAAGGCAAACCGCTGCTGGACGTGTGGATGAGCCACGGTGATAAAGTCACCGCTATCCCGTCCGACTTCGTGACCGTTGCCAGCACCGAGAGCTGCCCGTTTGCCATCATGGCGAACGAAGAAAAACGCTTCTACGGCGTGCAGTTCCACCCGGAAGTGACCCACACCCGCCAGGGTATGCGCATGCTGGAGCGCTTCGTGCGCGACATCTGCCAGTGTGAAGCCCTGTGGACCCCGGCCAAAATCATCGACGACGCCGTTGAGCGTATCCGCCAGCAGGTTGGCGATGACAAGGTGATCCTCGGCCTCTCCGGCGGCGTTGACTCTTCCGTGACCGCCATGCTGCTGCATCGCGCCATCGGCAAAAACCTGACCTGCGTCTTCGTGGACAATGGTCTGCTGCGTCTGAACGAAGCCCAGCAGGTCATGGACATGTTCGGCGACCACTTTGGTCTGAACATCGTTCACGTGGAAGGCGAGCAGCGCTTCCTGGACGCGCTGAAAGGCGAAAACGATCCAGAAGCCAAGCGCAAAATCATCGGCCGCGTGTTCGTTGAAGTGTTCGATGAGCAAGCACTGCGTCTTGAGGATGTGAAATGGCTGGCGCAGGGTACCATCTACCCTGACGTGATCGAGTCTGCGGCATCCGCAACCGGTAAAGCGCACGTTATCAAATCTCACCACAACGTGGGCGGCCTGCCGAAAGAGATGAAGATGGGTCTGGTTGAACCGCTGCGCGAGCTGTTCAAAGATGAAGTGCGTAAGATCGGTCTGGAACTGGGCCTGCCGTACGACATGCTCTACCGCCACCCGTTCCCGGGTCCGGGTCTGGGCGTGCGCGTGCTGGGTGAAGTGAAGAAAGAGTACTGCGACCTGCTGCGTCGCGCGGACGCTATCTTCATTGAAGAGCTGCACAAGGCTGACCTGTACAACAAAGTGAGCCAGGCGTTCACCGTGTTCCTGCCGGTTCGCTCCGTCGGCGTAATGGGCGATGGCCGTAAGTACGACTGGGTTGTCTCCCTGCGTGCGGTCGAAACCATCGACTTTATGACCGCGCACTGGGCGCACCTGCCGTACGACTTCTTAGGGCGCGTGTCTAACCGCATCATCAACGAAGTAAACGGTATTTCCCGCGTGGTTTATGACATCAGCGGCAAGCCGCCGGCGACCATTGAGTGGGAATAA
- a CDS encoding MFS transporter has product MSLTSPIPNDAADMPRSLVWLFAIASGLSVANVYYAQPLLDVLARDFAISHSAVGGVVTATQAGCALALLFVVPLGDKVDRRRLMAIQLFALVAALLCVGMAQGAYSLLAGMLATGMLGTAMTQGLIAYAASAASPHEQGRVVGAAQGGVFIGLLLARVFSGSISDVAGWRGVYLCAAALMVVIAFPLWWRLPALPAAPSVMRYPQLIGSMLTLLRQEKVLQVRGVLALLMFAAFNIFWSALVLPLSAPPYNFSHTAIGAFGLAGAVGALAAGCAGRWADRGYAHYTSAAALAILLLAWWPLSLMDRSLGILIIGIVLLDLGGQALHVTNQSLIFRTRPEAHSRLVGLYMLFYAVGSGLGAIGTTMAFAAAGWQGVCLLGGTVSLGALMFWWITRKYQ; this is encoded by the coding sequence ATGTCGCTCACCTCACCGATACCCAACGATGCCGCCGACATGCCACGCAGCCTGGTCTGGCTTTTCGCCATAGCCAGCGGCCTGAGCGTGGCGAACGTCTATTACGCGCAGCCCCTGCTGGATGTGCTGGCACGCGACTTCGCCATCAGCCACTCGGCCGTGGGCGGCGTGGTGACCGCCACGCAAGCTGGCTGCGCTCTGGCCCTGCTTTTCGTGGTTCCCTTAGGTGACAAGGTGGATCGTCGTCGCCTGATGGCAATCCAGCTCTTTGCTCTTGTCGCGGCGCTGCTCTGCGTGGGCATGGCGCAAGGCGCTTACTCGCTGCTGGCGGGGATGCTCGCAACCGGCATGCTCGGTACGGCCATGACGCAAGGGCTGATCGCCTATGCAGCCAGTGCCGCTTCGCCGCATGAGCAAGGGCGGGTCGTGGGTGCGGCCCAGGGCGGCGTGTTCATTGGCCTGCTGCTGGCCAGGGTGTTTTCCGGTAGCATCAGCGACGTCGCGGGCTGGCGCGGAGTGTATCTTTGCGCCGCCGCGCTGATGGTCGTTATTGCGTTTCCGCTCTGGTGGAGGCTGCCCGCTCTGCCAGCCGCACCCAGCGTGATGCGCTACCCGCAACTGATTGGCTCAATGCTGACGCTACTGCGCCAGGAAAAAGTGCTGCAGGTGCGCGGCGTGCTGGCGCTGCTGATGTTTGCTGCATTCAATATTTTCTGGAGCGCGCTGGTGCTCCCACTGAGCGCCCCGCCCTACAATTTCTCACACACCGCAATCGGCGCGTTTGGTCTGGCTGGCGCGGTGGGCGCGCTCGCCGCCGGCTGCGCAGGGCGCTGGGCCGATCGCGGTTACGCCCACTACACCAGTGCGGCGGCGCTGGCGATACTCCTTCTGGCGTGGTGGCCGCTGTCGCTTATGGACCGCTCGCTCGGCATCCTGATTATCGGCATCGTGCTGCTGGATTTGGGCGGACAGGCGCTGCACGTCACCAACCAGAGCCTGATCTTCCGCACCCGCCCCGAGGCCCATAGCCGGCTGGTCGGGCTGTATATGCTTTTCTATGCGGTTGGCAGCGGTCTGGGCGCCATTGGCACCACGATGGCGTTTGCCGCAGCGGGCTGGCAGGGCGTGTGTCTGCTTGGAGGGACGGTCAGCCTGGGGGCGTTAATGTTCTGGTGGATAACCCGGAAATATCAATAA